A section of the Cololabis saira isolate AMF1-May2022 chromosome 6, fColSai1.1, whole genome shotgun sequence genome encodes:
- the LOC133446319 gene encoding C-type lectin domain family 4 member F-like: protein MEDIYVNVENEKPIFSSTIHTGSNRSKRTITSGVIAGLVLSSFLLLVGLITLGVFYRDSKSDVSKLSNIKDLLNTNLTEMANERIKCSNRSKRTITSGVIAGLVLSSFLLLVGLITLGVFYRDSKSDVSKLSNIKDLLNTNLTEMANERIKYLNDFSKLKDNLTLRLQASKEKLSSLTEERDLLKSSLTEMTKELNKYTACPAGWRRFRCSCYLLSTDRRTWDEARQDCRVKGADLVVINDSEEQRFLSTFGHEESWIGLNDKGVEGTWKWLMGVLWF from the exons ATGGAGGACATTTATGTCAATGTGGAAAATGAAAAGCCTATCTTTTCTTCAACAATTCATACAG GTTCAAACCGCTCAAAAAGGACCATCACTTCAGGTGTTATTGCTGGTCTggtgctgtcaagtttcttACTGCTGGTTGGACTCATCACCCTCGGTGTCTTCT ACCGTGACTCAAAAAGTGACGTCTCGAAACTCTCCAACATCAAAGACCTGCTGAACAccaacctcactgaaatggccAATGAACGGATCAAGT GTTCAAACCGCTCAAAAAGGACCATCACTTCAGGTGTTATTGCTGGTCTggtgctgtcaagtttcttACTGCTGGTTGGACTCATCACCCTCGGTGTCTTCT ACCGTGACTCAAAAAGTGACGTCTCGAAACTCTCCAACATCAAAGACCTGCTGAACAccaacctcactgaaatggccAATGAACGGATCAAGT ACTTAAATGATTTCTCAAAACTCAAAGACAATCTGACATTGCGTCTCCAAGCCAGTAAAGAGAAGCTTTCCTCCCTGACTGAAGAGAGGGACCTGCTGAAATCCAGCCTCACTGAAATGACCAAAGAGCTGAACAAGT ACACAGCATGTCctgcaggatggaggaggttcCGGTGTTCCTGTTACCTCCTCTCTACAGACCGTCGAACCTGGGATGAAGCCAGACAGGACTGCCGAGTCAAAGGGGCAGATCTGGTGGTGATCAATGACTCTGAGGAGcag AGGTTTCTCTCTACATTTGGTCATGAAGAAAGTTGGATTGGCTTAAATGACAAGGGAGTGGAAGGGACCTGGAAGTGGTTGATGGGAGTCCTCTGGTTCTAG